A region of Nitrospira sp. CR1.1 DNA encodes the following proteins:
- a CDS encoding sigma-70 family RNA polymerase sigma factor, producing the protein MSELTQHDVSTLVRDHASELQQFLTRRLGCIDTAKDLVQDTFLRVLQNRPGEVLGNPRAFLFRVATNLLIDHHRRQQHRATETLDDPERPLDHSDQAPSLETVVWSKQQVARLTRAIEELPPKCRQVFLLIKFHHCTHAEVATKLGIAQSTVVKHMIKAIDFCRSRLDEPY; encoded by the coding sequence ATGTCGGAATTAACTCAACACGACGTATCGACACTAGTTCGTGATCATGCCTCGGAACTGCAACAGTTCCTGACGCGCCGCTTGGGTTGCATCGACACGGCCAAGGACCTCGTGCAGGACACGTTCCTTCGGGTGCTTCAAAACAGGCCTGGTGAAGTGCTGGGCAATCCACGCGCATTTCTTTTCAGGGTGGCCACGAATTTACTGATCGATCATCACCGTCGGCAGCAACACCGGGCCACGGAGACACTGGACGACCCTGAGCGCCCGCTCGATCACTCGGACCAGGCGCCGTCTCTCGAAACGGTCGTCTGGTCGAAGCAACAGGTCGCGCGCCTGACCCGTGCGATCGAAGAACTGCCCCCAAAGTGCCGCCAGGTCTTCCTGCTCATCAAATTTCACCACTGCACTCACGCGGAGGTGGCCACGAAACTCGGCATTGCCCAAAGCACGGTCGTCAAGCACATGATCAAGGCCATCGACTTTTGTCGCAGCCGGCTCGATGAGCCGTACTAG
- a CDS encoding TonB-dependent siderophore receptor — MGTRTGGIMQLSWRGIILTLLSVVSFHAADARAGAAHEAKTAGRPGIFSLAQATSGDELSERTEFDIPPQPLGSAITAFADQANYRLLVPSEMTEGKTSTGVTGHHSPEEALALMLAGTGLTYRLTEPHTMTLEPAAALPPPPAPLAQSTPPEPRNLNTEVPRSAKPVKVPEIVVKDVEDRGYAVDDSSTATRIPAPIHDTPRSVEVVTRQVLDDQKVIRFSEALRNVSGVSQSSTQGGQAGTFMIRGFASELNVFKNGFRDDSTFSSRAQRDIINIESVEVVKGPPSYLYGRSDPGGVINQVTKAPLKNSYYAAEMIIGSYGLYRPQIDMGGALNESKTLTYRFNGMYESAGSYRDGVNSERIFLAPTFGWEMSSRTNLRFEAEYMYDRAPIDRGLVAFGNGVAPIPVSSYLGDPSRKLETHQGKATITLWHDISNLFRWRTAFRTAVASGRYSSLESNFLVGAESDGILNLARYELPTTVQSHYLQNELHGNFTTGSIKHKTIIGIELGRENSTATASGDFGGDTSTPGAFSYINLFNTRDRLFLNPALTKFSDSSTQNNILGAYVGDQLDLLDNLHMHFGGRFDLFDQTITNRPDDFTSTSSQNNQTDTAFSPSVGIAYQPMKPITLFANYTESFAPQSAGSRSINGTLFTPERGKSYEGGIKYQAFGGRLRSTVALFDIKKKNVLTADPLNGFFFSVATGEQRSKGVEFDIAGQILPGWDIIANYAYIDTRVTKDVLFAEGSRVPNSSLHQGSLWTTYFFQEGIAQGFGAGIGMYAQGKRNGIFQCQDPANCQAPFEMAGYVRMDAALYYRKQEFFKRTNLLAAINFTNVLDHRYFTGAQNFREIVYTGAPFTAIGSLKFEFH; from the coding sequence ATGGGGACAAGAACAGGGGGAATCATGCAGCTCTCATGGCGGGGCATCATACTCACACTTCTCTCGGTCGTATCGTTTCACGCGGCCGACGCCCGGGCCGGGGCAGCACACGAAGCGAAGACGGCCGGCCGGCCAGGCATCTTCTCCTTGGCACAGGCGACTTCGGGCGACGAATTGTCAGAACGCACGGAGTTCGACATTCCGCCACAGCCGCTGGGCTCGGCCATCACTGCCTTCGCCGATCAAGCGAACTATCGTCTGCTGGTTCCCTCAGAAATGACAGAGGGGAAGACCAGCACCGGCGTGACCGGTCATCACTCACCGGAAGAGGCTTTGGCGCTCATGCTTGCTGGGACCGGACTCACGTACCGGTTAACCGAACCCCACACCATGACTCTCGAGCCAGCCGCCGCATTGCCACCGCCACCGGCACCCCTTGCACAATCGACCCCACCGGAACCCCGAAATCTCAATACGGAGGTCCCCCGATCAGCGAAACCCGTGAAAGTGCCTGAAATTGTAGTGAAGGACGTCGAAGATCGAGGATACGCAGTAGACGACTCCTCAACGGCCACGCGCATTCCGGCGCCGATCCACGACACACCGCGCTCGGTCGAAGTGGTCACCAGGCAAGTCCTGGACGATCAAAAAGTGATTCGTTTCAGCGAAGCCCTCCGGAACGTCAGCGGCGTTTCACAGTCCAGCACACAGGGCGGTCAAGCCGGCACCTTCATGATTCGCGGCTTCGCATCTGAACTCAACGTCTTCAAGAACGGGTTCCGCGACGACAGTACCTTTAGCTCCCGTGCACAACGCGACATCATCAACATCGAGAGCGTGGAAGTCGTGAAAGGTCCACCATCGTATCTCTATGGCCGTTCCGATCCGGGTGGCGTCATTAACCAAGTCACCAAAGCCCCGTTAAAGAACTCCTATTATGCCGCTGAGATGATCATCGGAAGCTACGGTCTCTACCGTCCGCAGATCGACATGGGCGGTGCGCTTAACGAAAGCAAGACCCTCACCTATCGCTTCAACGGCATGTATGAATCGGCCGGGAGTTATCGAGACGGTGTCAATTCAGAACGTATCTTCCTCGCGCCGACCTTCGGATGGGAGATGAGTTCACGCACGAACCTACGTTTTGAGGCCGAATATATGTACGACAGAGCCCCGATTGATCGAGGCCTCGTCGCGTTCGGCAACGGGGTCGCCCCGATTCCAGTCTCCAGCTACCTGGGCGATCCGTCCCGCAAACTGGAGACTCATCAAGGGAAGGCGACCATCACTCTGTGGCACGACATCAGCAACCTATTTCGGTGGCGAACCGCCTTCCGAACCGCCGTCGCCAGCGGCCGCTACTCAAGCCTGGAATCCAATTTCCTAGTCGGAGCCGAAAGCGATGGCATCTTGAATCTGGCTCGCTACGAACTTCCAACGACGGTCCAGAGTCACTACTTACAAAACGAACTCCACGGCAACTTCACGACCGGCTCGATCAAACACAAGACGATCATCGGTATTGAACTTGGCCGGGAAAACTCGACCGCCACAGCCTCGGGTGATTTCGGCGGTGACACGAGCACGCCTGGAGCCTTCAGCTACATCAACCTCTTCAATACCAGGGATCGGCTGTTTCTGAATCCGGCCCTCACAAAATTCAGCGATTCCAGCACGCAAAACAACATTCTCGGTGCGTACGTCGGTGACCAGCTCGACTTGCTGGACAACCTGCACATGCACTTCGGCGGCCGGTTCGATCTCTTTGATCAAACCATCACGAATCGTCCGGACGATTTCACCTCGACCAGTAGTCAGAACAACCAAACCGACACGGCCTTCAGCCCATCAGTCGGCATCGCCTATCAACCAATGAAGCCGATCACGCTGTTTGCCAACTACACGGAATCGTTCGCTCCGCAGAGCGCCGGGTCGCGAAGCATCAATGGCACTCTCTTCACCCCCGAACGTGGAAAATCCTATGAAGGCGGTATCAAGTACCAAGCCTTTGGAGGCAGGTTACGGTCCACGGTCGCTCTGTTCGACATCAAGAAGAAGAATGTTTTGACGGCCGATCCGCTCAACGGCTTCTTCTTTTCCGTCGCGACTGGCGAACAACGCAGCAAGGGCGTCGAATTCGACATTGCGGGGCAAATCCTGCCCGGATGGGACATCATTGCAAACTATGCCTACATCGACACGCGCGTGACGAAGGATGTGCTCTTCGCCGAAGGCAGCCGCGTACCCAACAGCTCGCTGCACCAAGGAAGCCTCTGGACTACCTACTTCTTCCAGGAAGGCATCGCGCAGGGATTCGGCGCCGGTATCGGCATGTATGCGCAAGGTAAACGGAACGGCATTTTCCAATGTCAGGATCCGGCCAATTGCCAAGCACCGTTTGAAATGGCCGGTTACGTGCGGATGGATGCAGCGTTGTACTACCGAAAGCAGGAATTCTTCAAACGAACTAATCTCCTCGCGGCGATCAACTTCACCAATGTGCTTGACCACCGCTACTTCACCGGCGCACAGAATTTCCGGGAAATCGTATATACCGGTGCACCGTTCACCGCTATCGGGTCACTGAAGTTCGAGTTCCACTAA
- a CDS encoding PepSY domain-containing protein, with product MPVTHLKSHVSASKAARHRLASSPAGTASPPSGHRLKRLWLQVHLYVGLLGGALFVLTSLTGSFLVFYKAIDEWLNPAQLIRTSGNEQPLSEILAGAQSAHPDWSSPDTLIFPLHNRDSFHAWFKDQTPPLAEDRWHVVAIDPSTARPLSDRRWGSFLVSIIYELHQELLLGKPGEVIVGIMALLLLLSIGTGLYLWWPKPGKLRRALTFQTSGSPIRNHYDLHKLTGLAGAVLLTLLALTGFYLEFPRVVSPVVSWFSPVRDLSPEQPQSEFQPGMKKIPVEQAIAIARTTFPDAQPMWIGLPQHERDSYSVGLRQPGEVRQAGGETEVWIDQYSGLVRRITDWRQFTGGETFLSWLFPLHNGEAFGLTGRWLIFVTGFTPLLLYGTALRMWWLKRDAHRRRREG from the coding sequence ATGCCCGTCACCCATCTGAAATCACACGTGTCCGCGTCGAAGGCCGCGAGACATCGTCTCGCGTCGTCGCCAGCGGGTACAGCATCTCCACCATCTGGCCATCGTCTAAAAAGGTTGTGGCTACAGGTCCACTTGTACGTGGGCCTCCTGGGCGGCGCGCTGTTCGTCCTGACGAGCCTTACGGGCAGCTTTCTGGTCTTCTACAAGGCCATCGATGAATGGCTGAATCCCGCTCAGTTGATCCGAACCTCCGGAAACGAACAGCCTCTGAGCGAGATCCTGGCCGGAGCCCAGTCGGCACATCCGGATTGGTCCTCTCCCGATACCCTTATCTTTCCGCTCCACAACCGCGACTCATTCCATGCCTGGTTCAAGGACCAGACGCCCCCTCTCGCCGAAGACCGTTGGCATGTCGTCGCCATCGATCCCTCGACGGCTCGCCCCTTGAGCGATCGCCGTTGGGGGTCGTTTCTGGTATCCATCATCTATGAGTTGCATCAGGAGCTGCTGTTGGGAAAGCCGGGAGAGGTCATCGTCGGTATCATGGCCCTGCTTCTCCTCCTGTCGATCGGAACGGGACTCTATCTCTGGTGGCCGAAGCCGGGAAAACTCCGTCGCGCCCTCACGTTTCAGACTAGCGGTAGCCCTATCAGAAACCACTACGACCTGCACAAACTCACCGGTCTGGCCGGAGCCGTCTTGCTCACGCTTCTTGCCCTGACAGGGTTTTACTTAGAGTTTCCCCGTGTGGTCTCCCCCGTCGTCAGCTGGTTTTCGCCCGTTCGGGATCTGTCGCCCGAACAGCCGCAGTCGGAATTCCAGCCGGGGATGAAAAAGATTCCCGTCGAACAAGCGATCGCGATCGCCCGGACCACCTTTCCCGATGCTCAACCGATGTGGATCGGCCTCCCTCAGCATGAGCGGGACAGTTATTCCGTGGGCCTTCGGCAACCTGGGGAAGTTCGGCAGGCGGGGGGAGAAACCGAGGTGTGGATCGATCAATACAGCGGCCTCGTTCGACGGATCACGGATTGGCGTCAATTTACCGGAGGAGAAACATTCTTGTCTTGGCTCTTCCCCTTGCACAACGGTGAGGCCTTCGGCCTCACGGGTCGATGGTTGATCTTCGTCACGGGCTTCACGCCGCTTCTGTTATATGGCACGGCGCTGCGGATGTGGTGGCTGAAACGAGACGCGCACAGGCGCCGTCGGGAAGGTTAA
- a CDS encoding sigma-70 family RNA polymerase sigma factor yields MQHEQSISCLSAFEQHHNDLLRFFTHKLGCRDLAADCAQETYVHLVRMRSTIDVQNPRAFLFRVAANLAVDNLRKIRIRRETLSVDPPPDNAASMAPSAEDALEAKQRLVRVERAIGELSPKCRSALLMNRLEGKTHREIAEKLGVSESMVAKYVIQALKHCRARLDAEELPSGS; encoded by the coding sequence ATGCAACACGAACAGAGCATCTCCTGCCTCTCTGCGTTTGAACAGCATCATAACGATCTCCTGAGGTTTTTTACCCATAAACTCGGTTGTCGCGACCTCGCAGCGGACTGTGCGCAAGAGACCTATGTCCATTTGGTCCGCATGCGCTCGACCATTGATGTGCAAAACCCCCGTGCATTTCTCTTTCGCGTTGCCGCCAATTTGGCCGTAGACAATCTCCGGAAGATCCGCATTCGCCGGGAAACATTGAGTGTCGACCCGCCCCCAGACAATGCCGCCAGCATGGCGCCCTCGGCAGAAGATGCATTGGAGGCCAAGCAGCGGCTGGTCCGGGTGGAACGCGCCATTGGGGAACTGTCACCCAAGTGCCGGAGCGCCTTGTTGATGAATCGCTTAGAGGGAAAAACGCATCGGGAGATCGCGGAAAAACTCGGGGTATCGGAAAGCATGGTTGCCAAGTATGTCATCCAGGCACTGAAGCACTGCCGTGCGCGCCTAGATGCGGAAGAGTTGCCATCTGGTTCGTGA
- a CDS encoding DUF4880 domain-containing protein, with protein sequence MHATDGWMSDANPPQSPSALEDEALAWVVRLHSGHASDQEVRACEAWQRVSPAHQRAFREASTLWEEIGSIGPTRRSPSRTVRPADSYSRQEWPRLRSWSLVACVFLLTIGWVSWEPLFTQFRLRTAQHRTAVGQQAQIVLQDGSQLMLNTDTALNVVFSPQRREVYLLKGEAAFTVAPDSTRSFTVKTHGAAATALGTKFVVQTRNDSVTVTVSEHAVQVSSLNSPTASPRMVREGQQVSYSTDGGWSAAWSVDANEVSAWQRGKMIFHAQPLGTVVADLNRYRHGHIFILNPSLRSLPVTGVFETHDPDAALRVIEQTLGIRDTTLSPYFVFLH encoded by the coding sequence ATGCATGCGACGGATGGATGGATGTCCGACGCGAATCCCCCACAATCCCCTTCAGCGCTCGAAGACGAGGCCCTTGCGTGGGTCGTGCGCCTTCACTCCGGCCATGCTTCCGACCAAGAGGTTCGTGCCTGCGAAGCATGGCAACGCGTCAGTCCCGCTCATCAACGCGCGTTCCGGGAAGCCTCGACCTTGTGGGAAGAGATCGGTTCTATAGGCCCCACTCGGCGTTCACCTTCCCGAACCGTGCGGCCTGCTGATTCTTATAGTCGTCAAGAGTGGCCACGGCTCCGAAGCTGGAGCCTGGTCGCCTGTGTCTTCCTTCTGACGATCGGTTGGGTCTCCTGGGAACCCCTCTTCACTCAATTTCGTCTTCGGACGGCCCAGCATCGGACTGCGGTCGGACAGCAAGCGCAGATCGTGCTCCAAGACGGCAGCCAACTCATGCTGAATACTGACACCGCACTCAACGTGGTGTTCTCGCCGCAAAGGCGCGAGGTCTACCTGCTCAAGGGAGAAGCAGCTTTCACCGTAGCACCCGACTCAACGCGGTCTTTTACCGTCAAGACCCATGGTGCCGCTGCTACCGCATTAGGCACGAAGTTCGTGGTACAGACGCGGAATGATTCAGTGACGGTCACTGTGTCGGAACATGCTGTACAGGTTTCCTCTCTAAACAGCCCTACTGCGTCACCTAGAATGGTTCGAGAAGGACAACAGGTCTCCTATTCGACGGATGGAGGCTGGAGCGCGGCCTGGTCAGTGGATGCCAATGAGGTGTCCGCATGGCAACGAGGCAAAATGATCTTCCACGCCCAACCACTCGGAACGGTAGTGGCAGATCTGAATCGATATCGCCACGGCCATATCTTTATCCTGAATCCATCCCTCCGTTCGCTACCGGTCACCGGCGTATTCGAGACCCACGATCCCGATGCGGCCTTGCGCGTCATCGAACAGACGCTCGGTATCCGCGACACCACTCTCAGTCCATATTTTGTATTCTTGCACTAA
- a CDS encoding methyltransferase domain-containing protein — protein MPGDTNEEIRASLHEHLTWWGLRHIESDAAYFAWQREVFTPEELSTLHRAIEAKRAATAGSSAEIAFYDLTAQPRSVPALYSQRYEYYLEVGSRIAAHLKGARTILDAGCGIGLLTTFYAKQCPAATVVGVDRSPASIALARQRAQDLGLTNLRFECLDLDQHHLAGRFDVIVATHVLLQAEQDPGIPSADWQGFTRATDAETQQAFEQRTGVGPRLDQLRCALTSQGCVMVFEKTRQLARRIPFQRALAARGLQLLAPSEPIRYRSIEEVTDDGPLYVTGLAPSASALPWDESPEPDGVPPLNLEQLRSVHVPQDQPLYENHGASAQQAWLDLPAKQAVDQVTRTETDGRQLHVEWGRAGEFMYLYCANTFDQRQLVVVEPGRAAMIETYYREITGRQPDGERAVLR, from the coding sequence GTGCCTGGCGACACGAATGAGGAGATCCGAGCGTCGCTTCACGAGCACTTGACCTGGTGGGGGCTCCGGCACATCGAATCCGATGCCGCCTATTTTGCTTGGCAGCGAGAGGTCTTCACCCCCGAAGAACTGTCCACGCTGCACCGGGCTATCGAAGCCAAACGAGCGGCGACTGCCGGATCGTCCGCCGAAATCGCCTTTTACGATTTGACGGCGCAGCCCCGGTCTGTTCCCGCCCTCTACAGTCAACGCTACGAATACTATCTTGAGGTCGGCTCGCGGATCGCCGCTCACCTCAAGGGCGCACGGACCATTCTTGATGCCGGGTGCGGCATCGGCCTGCTCACGACCTTCTACGCGAAACAGTGTCCCGCTGCCACGGTAGTGGGAGTCGATCGTTCACCGGCGTCAATCGCTCTCGCGCGACAGCGGGCACAGGATCTGGGTTTGACCAATCTCCGCTTCGAGTGCCTCGATCTGGATCAGCACCATCTCGCCGGCCGGTTTGACGTGATCGTCGCCACACATGTATTACTCCAAGCCGAGCAAGATCCCGGGATTCCCAGTGCCGACTGGCAGGGGTTTACGCGAGCGACGGATGCGGAGACACAACAGGCCTTTGAACAGCGGACCGGCGTAGGTCCTCGGTTGGATCAGCTCCGCTGCGCGCTGACATCGCAGGGCTGTGTGATGGTGTTTGAAAAAACCAGACAACTCGCGCGGCGGATTCCTTTTCAGCGGGCGTTGGCGGCTCGCGGCCTGCAGTTGCTCGCGCCGTCCGAACCGATCCGATATCGATCCATCGAAGAGGTGACGGATGACGGCCCTCTCTATGTCACCGGATTGGCGCCATCAGCGAGTGCCCTGCCGTGGGATGAATCCCCCGAGCCCGACGGTGTTCCTCCACTCAATCTGGAGCAGTTGCGCTCCGTTCACGTACCCCAGGATCAGCCCCTTTACGAAAATCATGGAGCGTCGGCGCAGCAGGCCTGGCTGGATCTTCCCGCGAAACAGGCGGTGGATCAGGTTACCAGGACAGAGACGGATGGACGGCAGCTCCACGTCGAGTGGGGGCGGGCAGGTGAGTTCATGTATCTCTATTGCGCGAATACGTTCGATCAGCGCCAGCTGGTTGTGGTCGAACCGGGCCGCGCGGCGATGATAGAAACCTACTACCGGGAAATTACCGGCAGGCAGCCGGACGGCGAGCGGGCAGTCTTGCGATGA
- a CDS encoding glutamate-5-semialdehyde dehydrogenase: MVEVPVKLYLDKVLKTARAAVRPTSLLSGPIRDKALRGMAASIAEAEESILAANEKDVDAVGKSMTGYENRERVRDAVARIRMTADDVKALADRLHHIADLPDPLGEVLGRHEEPNGLQVSRVRVPIGVIGIVSELSPLETIDALALCLKSGNVCVFRGSPDWTHTQQVIAAGLAKAMQDAGIPKGACTIIDRQEKEAALELIKSGKALDAIIPRGGAGLRKVVQEQAKMPILCHDGGITHIYIDDDVEIPLAQNIVVNSKVQNPSAPNSVDTLLVHQGIARPLLSALILRLLDEFKIDVYGCPKTVSLMGQMLMTGHKAVKPAQESDWNKQFQGPGMAIKMVPDFDEALAHIAQYGPSHTCVIVTKSYESAMRFSKEVDAGSVLVNASSRLNAGDSLGFGADIGLSSARHHARGPIGLNQLTCEKYVVFGSGQLRHPHPVPLAYEDAIMLKRP; the protein is encoded by the coding sequence ATGGTTGAAGTTCCAGTTAAGCTATACCTCGATAAAGTATTGAAGACGGCCCGTGCAGCGGTGCGACCGACTTCGCTTCTTTCCGGTCCCATACGGGATAAGGCGCTGCGCGGAATGGCCGCATCTATTGCTGAGGCGGAAGAGTCCATCCTGGCTGCGAACGAAAAGGACGTGGACGCGGTCGGGAAGTCAATGACGGGATACGAAAACCGGGAGCGTGTGCGCGACGCCGTGGCCCGAATTCGTATGACGGCCGACGACGTCAAGGCTCTCGCGGATCGATTGCATCACATTGCCGATTTGCCGGATCCGCTAGGAGAGGTGCTGGGGCGCCACGAGGAACCGAACGGGCTTCAGGTCAGCCGGGTGCGCGTCCCGATCGGGGTGATCGGCATCGTCTCGGAGCTATCGCCGCTCGAAACGATCGATGCGCTGGCGCTCTGTTTGAAGTCAGGCAACGTCTGTGTCTTTCGCGGCTCACCGGACTGGACCCATACGCAGCAAGTCATTGCGGCCGGTCTTGCGAAGGCCATGCAGGACGCGGGAATTCCCAAGGGCGCCTGTACGATTATCGATCGTCAGGAAAAAGAGGCGGCCCTGGAGCTGATCAAGTCCGGCAAGGCGTTGGATGCGATCATCCCGCGCGGTGGCGCAGGACTCCGGAAGGTGGTGCAGGAACAGGCCAAGATGCCGATTCTCTGTCACGACGGCGGGATTACGCACATCTACATCGACGATGACGTGGAGATCCCGCTCGCGCAGAATATTGTGGTGAATTCCAAGGTGCAGAATCCGTCGGCGCCTAACTCGGTGGATACGCTGCTGGTCCATCAGGGGATTGCCCGCCCGTTGTTGTCGGCACTCATCCTTCGATTGCTGGATGAATTCAAGATCGATGTTTACGGCTGTCCGAAAACCGTGTCCTTGATGGGGCAGATGCTCATGACGGGCCACAAGGCGGTCAAACCGGCGCAAGAGTCTGATTGGAACAAGCAATTTCAGGGGCCCGGCATGGCTATCAAAATGGTGCCGGACTTCGACGAGGCGCTTGCGCATATTGCGCAGTACGGTCCCAGCCATACCTGCGTTATCGTGACGAAGTCGTATGAGTCCGCCATGCGGTTCAGCAAAGAAGTGGATGCCGGGTCAGTCTTGGTCAATGCCTCGTCCCGATTAAACGCCGGCGATAGCCTGGGCTTCGGCGCGGATATCGGTTTGAGCTCCGCGCGGCATCATGCTCGAGGTCCGATCGGATTGAACCAACTGACCTGTGAAAAATATGTCGTATTCGGCAGCGGGCAACTCCGGCATCCGCATCCGGTACCGCTGGCCTATGAAGATGCCATCATGCTGAAAAGGCCGTAA
- a CDS encoding transcriptional repressor — MTQLRADRNDRQSVQGIDHIRRSLGRTRLNWSLQRERIVQAFLQGEHMTIRELYRVLNRRGHRAPLNTIYRTMRILCEKGFAQARRFGEETQYDNVFAKGDHDHLICTGCGHIVEFEDPTIERLRKQVAEANGFHLTAQNLELYGLCAGGRASSARLIPRR; from the coding sequence ATGACGCAATTGCGCGCCGATCGAAACGATCGGCAGTCGGTACAGGGAATTGACCACATCCGGAGGAGTTTGGGTCGCACGCGGCTGAATTGGAGTCTCCAGCGGGAACGAATCGTCCAAGCGTTTTTGCAAGGGGAGCACATGACAATCCGAGAGTTGTATCGCGTGCTCAATCGCCGCGGCCATCGTGCGCCCTTGAACACGATCTATCGAACGATGCGGATCTTGTGCGAAAAGGGCTTTGCGCAGGCAAGGCGGTTCGGGGAAGAAACACAGTACGATAATGTGTTTGCGAAAGGCGATCACGATCATCTGATCTGCACCGGGTGTGGGCACATCGTGGAGTTTGAAGATCCGACCATCGAACGGCTGCGGAAGCAGGTTGCAGAAGCGAATGGATTTCATCTGACCGCGCAGAATCTCGAACTGTATGGACTCTGTGCCGGCGGTCGCGCGTCCAGCGCACGCCTGATACCCCGGCGTTAA
- a CDS encoding helix-turn-helix domain-containing protein: MVQTIHIYVEAEYPDPASNSSVPNVCQSAANATYEQTRPVEHTPISRPSTQQNACSHPHGSDIVVERLPTFLSGRVRERVTLKELSRFLGYSEKYASDVFQRCMGRPFSTHLKQLRLDRAISMLREKGHTISKIAESIGFSDAFAFSHFVKRAVGCSPMEYRRQQLRQADRA; this comes from the coding sequence ATGGTTCAAACAATCCACATATACGTCGAAGCCGAATATCCCGATCCAGCAAGCAATTCATCTGTTCCTAACGTTTGTCAATCCGCAGCCAACGCGACATATGAGCAGACCAGACCAGTGGAGCACACTCCGATATCAAGGCCCTCTACACAACAGAACGCATGTTCACATCCGCATGGCTCCGACATCGTAGTGGAGCGTCTCCCTACATTTCTCTCCGGTCGCGTCCGTGAACGGGTCACATTAAAAGAACTGTCTCGTTTTCTGGGCTATTCCGAAAAATACGCCTCCGATGTCTTCCAACGTTGTATGGGTCGTCCGTTCTCCACGCACCTGAAGCAGCTTCGTCTCGACAGAGCCATCTCCATGCTGCGGGAAAAAGGGCATACCATCAGCAAGATCGCCGAATCCATTGGCTTCAGTGACGCGTTTGCTTTCAGTCACTTCGTTAAACGAGCCGTCGGCTGCTCACCCATGGAATATCGCAGACAGCAACTCCGGCAGGCGGATAGGGCATGA
- a CDS encoding TonB family protein: MTPCVPLTSLGAWIFSMIVHASGLCVAILLAAEFSVVPQIAPFRWHISLVAASKPEPLMSDTPSPTLASPVHEESVSDDPPLPPRTQAVRRAQDLSRSVIKQAVHETIGRLAPGSHLHAPAEATPFVENSRDVAEPSPQKPSAESPTPTKMIWPVTSSTPAEMPPPAVEASDQSNMAMKPTVQEAPRLENLPAPQFRPTPVSRRTQPDYGWLASAVATEVQQIKRYPAQAKWHRWQGKVVVQAIIHEDGRISDVEVMDSSGHDTLDLDAIALLERISPMQLQYPLDQSFIVIRIPIGYRLE; encoded by the coding sequence ATGACTCCTTGCGTTCCACTAACCTCACTGGGCGCGTGGATCTTCTCCATGATCGTGCATGCGTCGGGTCTCTGCGTCGCAATTCTCCTCGCGGCGGAATTTTCTGTAGTGCCGCAGATCGCTCCGTTTCGCTGGCATATCTCTCTGGTGGCCGCCTCGAAGCCGGAACCGTTGATGTCGGACACCCCTAGCCCCACCTTGGCCTCACCAGTTCATGAAGAGTCTGTCAGCGATGATCCGCCCTTGCCCCCTCGCACGCAGGCTGTGCGCCGGGCCCAGGATTTGTCTCGCTCCGTCATAAAACAGGCGGTTCATGAGACCATCGGGCGCCTGGCTCCAGGCAGCCACCTCCATGCCCCTGCCGAGGCAACTCCGTTTGTTGAGAATTCCAGGGATGTGGCCGAACCCTCGCCCCAGAAACCTAGTGCTGAAAGCCCCACGCCGACCAAGATGATCTGGCCTGTGACGAGTTCTACACCAGCCGAGATGCCACCACCCGCCGTGGAAGCGTCCGATCAATCAAACATGGCGATGAAACCCACGGTGCAGGAGGCGCCTCGCTTGGAGAACCTTCCAGCACCGCAGTTCAGGCCGACACCGGTTTCGCGTCGCACGCAGCCCGATTATGGCTGGCTGGCCAGCGCAGTCGCCACGGAAGTCCAGCAAATCAAACGGTATCCGGCTCAAGCGAAATGGCACCGGTGGCAAGGCAAGGTTGTTGTTCAGGCGATCATCCATGAGGATGGCCGCATCAGCGATGTTGAGGTGATGGATTCCTCAGGACATGACACGCTCGACCTTGATGCGATCGCTTTACTAGAGCGCATTTCTCCGATGCAGTTGCAGTATCCACTCGATCAGTCATTCATTGTCATCCGCATCCCAATTGGTTATCGCCTGGAATAG